In the Pirellulales bacterium genome, one interval contains:
- a CDS encoding HTTM domain-containing protein, producing the protein MNALAAVARSWVHEWCRAWDRFWFTAVDPATLGMIRLFAGAMLFYTHAVWSLGLEDFFGPDAWVNARAFTALRPGGFAWSGFWSGSGEATIGAAVSESGSFTWTWWWWIDSLAGGRPWLLWLVHVAGLAVIACSMLGLYTRVTTILSFLVAVAYVNRVPGALFGLDQINCMLALYLAVGPSGAAYSLDNLLRRRRGEKVDPRTPRVGANIALRLIQLHMCVIYLFAGLAKLEGETWQNGTALWGAVANLEYQSLDATWMAGYPLLINALTQTTVFWETFYIGLVWPRLTRPIIIAMAVPLHLGIALAMGMITFGLIMILANFAFLSPALVRGVLDPVARRLGLGSVAS; encoded by the coding sequence ATGAATGCCCTCGCGGCTGTGGCCCGCTCTTGGGTGCATGAATGGTGTCGGGCGTGGGACCGGTTCTGGTTCACGGCCGTCGATCCGGCCACGCTGGGGATGATTCGGCTGTTCGCCGGGGCCATGCTGTTTTACACGCACGCCGTCTGGAGCCTGGGGCTCGAAGACTTCTTCGGGCCCGATGCCTGGGTCAATGCCCGCGCATTTACGGCGCTGCGTCCTGGCGGATTTGCCTGGAGCGGCTTTTGGAGCGGCAGCGGCGAAGCGACGATCGGCGCGGCCGTGTCGGAATCGGGCAGTTTTACCTGGACCTGGTGGTGGTGGATCGATTCGCTGGCCGGCGGGCGCCCCTGGTTGCTATGGCTCGTGCACGTCGCCGGCCTGGCAGTGATCGCATGCTCGATGCTGGGTCTGTATACCCGCGTGACGACCATCCTGTCGTTCCTCGTCGCCGTGGCCTATGTGAACCGCGTGCCGGGCGCGTTGTTCGGCCTCGATCAGATCAACTGCATGCTGGCCTTGTACCTGGCCGTGGGGCCGTCGGGCGCGGCCTACTCGCTCGACAACCTGTTGCGCCGCCGCCGTGGCGAAAAGGTCGACCCGCGCACGCCGCGCGTCGGTGCCAATATCGCCCTGCGGCTGATCCAGTTGCACATGTGCGTCATCTATCTGTTCGCGGGGCTCGCCAAGCTCGAAGGCGAAACCTGGCAGAACGGCACGGCGCTGTGGGGCGCGGTGGCCAATCTGGAATATCAATCGCTCGACGCCACCTGGATGGCCGGCTATCCGCTCCTGATCAACGCGCTGACCCAGACGACCGTCTTCTGGGAGACGTTCTATATCGGCCTGGTCTGGCCGCGGTTGACGCGGCCGATCATCATCGCGATGGCCGTTCCGTTGCACCTGGGCATTGCCCTGGCGATGGGCATGATCACCTTCGGGCTGATCATGATCCTGGCCAACTTCGCGTTTCTGTCGCCGGCGCTGGTACGCGGCGTGCTCGACCCCGTCGCGCGGCGCCTGGGGCTCGGCAGCGTCGCGTCTTGA
- a CDS encoding aspartate-semialdehyde dehydrogenase, with product MFETVAVVGATGAVGTLILKLLEERQFPCERYKFLASARSAGKTVHFAGRDWPVEALTPEAFDGVDLAIGSTPDEVARDFAPWAVERGAIVVDESGYWRMDPKVPLVIPEVNPDAAANHQGLIASPNCSTTQMVVALKPLHDAARVRRVVVSTYQATSGAGLVGTRDLVEGTKADLAGQEYAYENFAHPIAFNLIPQIGSPKHAGYTSEEMKMVFETHKILGDDSIRICPTCVRVPVSNCHSESILVETERKLTVGEARELFAAMPGVVVDDDLGAKRYPMPRGCDGRDEVFIGRIREDLSSPNGLAFWCVSDNLRKGAATNAVQIAELLARLKAATPAA from the coding sequence GTGTTTGAAACTGTTGCCGTCGTCGGTGCCACGGGTGCCGTAGGAACGCTGATCCTCAAGCTGCTCGAAGAGCGGCAGTTTCCCTGCGAGCGCTACAAGTTCCTCGCCTCGGCCCGGTCGGCGGGCAAGACGGTGCACTTTGCCGGACGCGATTGGCCCGTCGAGGCGCTCACGCCCGAGGCGTTCGATGGCGTCGACCTGGCAATCGGCAGCACTCCGGACGAAGTGGCCCGCGATTTTGCCCCCTGGGCCGTCGAGCGCGGCGCGATCGTGGTCGACGAGAGCGGTTATTGGCGCATGGATCCGAAGGTGCCGCTGGTGATCCCCGAGGTGAACCCGGATGCTGCGGCCAACCACCAAGGCCTGATCGCCAGCCCCAACTGTTCGACCACGCAGATGGTCGTCGCCTTGAAGCCGCTGCACGATGCCGCCCGCGTGCGGCGCGTCGTGGTGAGCACCTATCAGGCCACGAGCGGCGCGGGGCTGGTCGGCACGCGCGATTTGGTCGAAGGCACCAAGGCCGATCTGGCCGGCCAGGAATACGCCTATGAAAACTTCGCGCACCCGATCGCCTTCAACTTGATCCCGCAGATCGGTTCGCCGAAGCACGCCGGGTACACGTCGGAAGAAATGAAGATGGTCTTCGAGACGCACAAGATTCTGGGCGACGATTCGATTCGCATCTGCCCGACGTGCGTTCGGGTGCCGGTCAGTAACTGCCACAGCGAGAGCATATTGGTCGAGACCGAGCGCAAGCTGACCGTTGGCGAGGCCCGTGAATTGTTTGCCGCCATGCCGGGCGTGGTGGTCGACGACGACTTGGGAGCGAAGCGGTACCCGATGCCGCGCGGCTGCGACGGCCGCGACGAAGTGTTCATCGGCCGCATTCGCGAAGACCTGTCGAGCCCCAACGGCCTGGCGTTCTGGTGCGTGAGCGACAATCTGCGCAAAGGCGCCGCGACCAACGCCGTGCAGATCGCCGAATTGCTCGCGCGACTGAAAGCAGCCACTCCGGCGGCCTGA
- the truA gene encoding tRNA pseudouridine(38-40) synthase TruA — protein sequence MRKIRLVIAYDGTHFHGWQTQPGVRTVQGALNDAVTQITGTATEVVGSSRTDAGVHALGQLAHFETPSALDAATLQRAINARLSSEVRVREAAEASDDFHAIGSTVRKRYRYVLHDGPIAPVFRRQYAWHHHQRLDDAAMHEAARTLCGTHDFASFENQGPTRQSSVRTVLALDVTRQPPPWDDFIHVEVEADGFLYNMVRNLVGTLVEVGRRHREPAWPAQVLAARDRRAAGMTAPPQGLFLLWVDWGSGAPQSAPIES from the coding sequence GTGCGCAAGATCCGGCTGGTGATCGCCTACGACGGCACCCACTTTCACGGCTGGCAGACGCAACCCGGCGTGCGCACCGTGCAGGGCGCGTTGAACGACGCCGTCACGCAGATCACCGGCACCGCCACCGAGGTCGTCGGCAGCAGCCGCACCGACGCCGGCGTGCACGCGCTGGGGCAACTCGCCCATTTCGAGACGCCAAGCGCGCTCGACGCGGCGACGCTGCAGCGGGCCATCAATGCCCGGCTGTCCTCGGAGGTCCGCGTGCGCGAAGCGGCCGAGGCGAGCGACGATTTTCATGCCATCGGCAGCACCGTGCGCAAACGGTATCGCTACGTGCTGCACGACGGTCCGATCGCGCCCGTTTTTCGCCGGCAGTATGCCTGGCATCATCACCAGCGGCTGGATGACGCGGCGATGCACGAGGCCGCACGGACCTTGTGCGGAACGCACGATTTCGCCAGCTTCGAGAACCAAGGACCCACGCGCCAGTCGAGCGTCCGCACGGTCCTCGCGCTCGACGTGACGCGCCAACCGCCGCCGTGGGACGACTTCATTCACGTCGAGGTCGAGGCCGACGGGTTTCTCTACAACATGGTCCGCAACCTGGTGGGTACGCTGGTCGAAGTGGGCCGCCGGCACCGCGAGCCCGCCTGGCCGGCCCAGGTACTCGCCGCGCGCGACCGCCGCGCCGCCGGCATGACCGCGCCGCCGCAGGGGTTGTTCTTGCTCTGGGTCGATTGGGGCTCCGGGGCTCCGCAGTCGGCGCCAATCGAGTCATAA
- a CDS encoding glycosyltransferase family 4 protein, translated as MRIAHVITRMILGGAQENTLLTCQGLRERYGDDVLLITGPALGPEGTLLDRAEASGLPVAIVPSLRRAIHPLRDATSYLAIRRRLREFAPEVVHTHSAKGGILGRAAAHALAVPAIVHTVHGAPFYEYQSAVTRQFYIACERWAARRCHHLVSVADAMTDCMVAAGVAPRERFTTVYSGMEVKPFLEAEFHRLRVRQALGYRDEHVVVGKIARLFELKGHADVIEAARNVVARNPQVRFLFVGDGVLRTELQSQIDRAGLHEYFQFTGLVPPTRIPELIAGVDLVVHASLREGLARVLPQAMLVGRAVVSYDIDGAREVVLPDRTGILLRPRDVAGLALAIEQLAADPERRARYGAAGRELCRDRFSHDRMTDELRALYARLLAARPPLGR; from the coding sequence ATGCGGATTGCCCACGTCATTACGCGCATGATCCTCGGCGGCGCGCAGGAAAACACCTTGCTCACCTGCCAGGGCCTGCGCGAGCGCTATGGCGACGACGTGCTGCTCATCACCGGTCCGGCCCTCGGACCCGAAGGGACGCTCCTCGATCGGGCCGAAGCGTCGGGCCTGCCGGTGGCGATCGTGCCTTCGCTACGGCGCGCGATTCATCCGCTGCGCGATGCAACGAGCTACCTGGCGATTCGCCGCCGGCTGCGCGAGTTCGCGCCGGAGGTTGTCCATACCCACAGCGCCAAGGGGGGCATCCTCGGCCGCGCGGCGGCGCATGCGCTCGCCGTCCCGGCGATCGTGCACACCGTGCATGGCGCGCCGTTCTACGAATACCAGTCGGCCGTGACGCGGCAGTTCTACATCGCCTGCGAACGCTGGGCGGCGCGGCGCTGCCATCACCTGGTCAGCGTCGCCGATGCGATGACCGACTGTATGGTGGCGGCCGGCGTCGCCCCGCGCGAACGGTTCACCACCGTTTACAGCGGCATGGAGGTCAAACCGTTTCTCGAGGCCGAATTCCACCGGCTGCGCGTGCGCCAGGCGCTCGGCTATCGCGACGAACACGTCGTCGTCGGCAAGATCGCGCGGCTGTTCGAACTCAAAGGCCACGCCGACGTGATCGAGGCTGCCCGCAATGTCGTGGCACGCAATCCGCAAGTGCGGTTCCTGTTCGTCGGCGACGGCGTCTTGCGAACCGAGTTGCAAAGCCAGATCGACCGGGCCGGCTTGCACGAATACTTCCAGTTCACGGGCCTGGTGCCGCCGACCCGAATCCCTGAGCTGATTGCCGGCGTGGACCTGGTCGTGCATGCCAGCCTGCGCGAAGGCCTGGCCCGCGTCTTGCCCCAGGCGATGCTCGTCGGCCGGGCCGTGGTGAGTTACGACATCGACGGCGCGCGCGAAGTCGTGCTGCCCGACCGGACAGGCATTTTGCTTCGACCGCGCGACGTGGCGGGCCTGGCCCTGGCCATCGAGCAGCTGGCCGCCGATCCGGAGCGACGCGCCCGATACGGCGCTGCCGGCCGCGAACTCTGCCGCGACCGCTTCAGCCACGACCGGATGACCGACGAACTACGCGCGCTGTACGCACGTCTGCTCGCGGCCCGGCCACCGCTTGGGCGCTGA
- a CDS encoding zinc-binding dehydrogenase — protein sequence MKTARIVAPHQLEWVDAPPPDIAELPGEPILVRLHAGVLCASDFPRYVGGAWNIEFPRPFGDSLHECIGEVVESRCPRLPVGQLVLSIPPDQRGLSEVFLADGSMTVKLPAEFTPREHLILAQPLGTVIWAARKLPNLIDQNVAVIGQGPIGLLFDHLLANMGARRVIGLDKLDYRLEFARRMRATHTINVDREDAHAAILELTDGVGADVVVEAVGHQAETLQMSVDFCRPHGTVLAFGVPDAEHYPLPIWQMIRKNQRLIGSIHPDIQRDMTLAIEMIASGRIDVSPMITHRFAFEQAAEAFDLAIARRDDPIKVLLHTSAGRDQMPVPGWKKHLPL from the coding sequence GTGAAGACTGCTCGCATCGTGGCCCCGCACCAATTGGAATGGGTCGACGCGCCGCCGCCGGACATCGCCGAATTGCCGGGCGAGCCAATCCTGGTGCGGTTGCATGCGGGCGTGCTCTGCGCGTCCGACTTTCCGCGCTATGTGGGCGGCGCGTGGAACATCGAGTTTCCGCGGCCGTTCGGCGATAGCTTGCACGAGTGCATCGGCGAGGTCGTCGAAAGCCGTTGCCCGCGGTTGCCGGTCGGCCAGCTGGTGCTGTCGATTCCGCCCGACCAACGCGGCCTGAGCGAAGTGTTCCTTGCCGACGGGTCGATGACCGTCAAGCTGCCGGCCGAGTTCACCCCGCGCGAACATCTGATCCTGGCGCAGCCCTTGGGCACCGTCATCTGGGCAGCTCGCAAGCTGCCGAACTTGATCGACCAGAACGTGGCGGTGATTGGCCAGGGGCCGATCGGTCTGTTGTTCGATCACCTGTTGGCGAACATGGGTGCGCGGCGCGTGATCGGTCTCGACAAGCTCGACTACCGGCTCGAATTTGCCCGCCGCATGCGCGCCACGCACACGATCAACGTCGACCGCGAAGACGCCCACGCGGCGATCCTCGAATTGACCGATGGAGTCGGCGCCGACGTCGTGGTCGAAGCCGTCGGCCACCAGGCTGAGACGCTGCAAATGTCGGTCGACTTCTGCCGGCCGCATGGCACCGTGCTGGCGTTTGGGGTGCCCGACGCCGAGCACTATCCCCTGCCCATCTGGCAGATGATCCGTAAGAACCAGCGATTGATCGGCTCGATCCATCCCGACATCCAGCGCGATATGACGCTGGCGATCGAAATGATCGCGTCGGGGCGCATCGACGTGTCGCCGATGATCACGCACCGCTTTGCGTTCGAGCAGGCGGCCGAGGCCTTCGACCTGGCGATCGCCCGCCGCGACGATCCGATCAAGGTCTTGCTGCACACCAGCGCCGGCCGCGACCAGATGCCTGTGCCTGGTTGGAAGAAACACTTGCCGCTGTAA
- a CDS encoding serine/threonine protein kinase, giving the protein MTGQNSQVWEVMHDGRQQRLAMKTLLSDFRKNREHLGYLRHEYEVGRKLEHPRVIRIYELGTRDGVPYLIMEFFPWPNLKQYINRGVDRIAYLLPDVIRQCAEGLAYFNSQGWVHRDVKPDNYLMTDEGEIRLIDFALAVKPKTGLARLFSLKSKIQGTRSYMSPEQIRGEALDQRADVYSFGCMVHELLTGKPPYTGTSANELLNKHLKAAIPPADAGNKNVTPEMAALVRKTLSKDPAKRPESLEKFLREYNALRPFKEMPRKPTEAA; this is encoded by the coding sequence ATGACCGGCCAGAACAGCCAGGTTTGGGAAGTCATGCACGATGGCCGCCAGCAGCGGCTCGCCATGAAGACGCTGCTGAGCGATTTCCGCAAGAACCGCGAGCACCTCGGCTATCTGCGTCACGAGTACGAGGTGGGGAGGAAGCTCGAACACCCACGGGTCATTCGCATCTATGAGCTCGGGACGCGCGACGGCGTGCCGTACCTGATCATGGAATTCTTCCCGTGGCCGAACCTCAAGCAGTACATCAACCGGGGCGTCGATCGCATCGCCTACCTGCTCCCGGACGTCATTCGGCAATGCGCCGAAGGGCTGGCCTACTTCAACTCTCAGGGCTGGGTCCACCGCGACGTCAAGCCGGACAACTACCTGATGACCGATGAAGGCGAAATCCGATTGATCGATTTTGCCCTGGCCGTGAAGCCCAAGACGGGACTCGCCCGGCTGTTTTCGCTGAAGTCGAAAATCCAGGGCACCCGCAGCTACATGTCGCCGGAACAGATCCGCGGCGAGGCCCTCGATCAACGCGCCGACGTTTATAGCTTCGGCTGCATGGTCCACGAGCTGCTGACCGGCAAGCCACCCTATACGGGCACCAGTGCCAACGAGTTGCTGAACAAGCATTTGAAGGCCGCGATTCCGCCGGCCGATGCCGGCAACAAGAACGTAACCCCGGAAATGGCCGCTCTGGTGCGGAAAACGCTGTCCAAGGACCCGGCCAAGCGACCGGAGTCGCTCGAAAAGTTCCTCCGCGAGTACAATGCCCTGCGACCGTTCAAGGAAATGCCGCGCAAACCCACCGAGGCCGCGTGA
- a CDS encoding acetyl-CoA carboxylase carboxyltransferase subunit alpha has translation MAASMHQLAFERPIFDLEARLAALETLPEKTADTIEEVRRLRRELADTKKRVYSSLEPWQTVQVARHPDRPMTTDYLELVFDEFVELHGDKSFGDDRALRTGFAKLDNYKVMLIGHQKGKTYKERNACYFGCAHPEGYRKAISKAELAAKFHMPVICFIDTPGAYPGIGAEERGQARIIAESMFAMSRLPTPIVCVVIGEGGSGGALAIGIGDRIAVLEHAYYSVISPEGCAGILWKSGAYAEQAARALKMTARDLHGFGVIDDVIQEPLGGAHRDHHQMASRLKMYLMKCLRELRDVPVDRLLADRYAKFRRMGFFLEVGEMQQPAHETSDATQT, from the coding sequence ATGGCCGCCTCGATGCACCAGCTCGCTTTTGAGCGCCCGATATTCGATCTCGAAGCACGGCTGGCCGCGCTCGAGACGCTGCCCGAGAAGACGGCCGACACGATCGAAGAAGTGCGCCGGTTGCGCCGCGAACTGGCCGACACCAAGAAACGGGTGTACAGCTCGCTGGAGCCCTGGCAGACGGTCCAAGTCGCCCGGCATCCCGATCGCCCGATGACGACCGACTATCTGGAGCTGGTGTTCGACGAGTTCGTTGAGTTGCACGGCGACAAGTCCTTCGGCGACGATCGCGCGCTGCGGACCGGCTTCGCAAAGCTCGACAACTACAAAGTCATGCTCATCGGCCATCAGAAAGGCAAGACCTACAAGGAACGCAACGCCTGCTACTTCGGCTGTGCGCATCCCGAGGGGTACCGCAAAGCCATCTCGAAGGCCGAACTGGCCGCCAAGTTTCATATGCCGGTGATCTGTTTCATCGACACTCCTGGCGCCTATCCGGGCATTGGGGCCGAAGAACGCGGCCAGGCCCGGATCATCGCCGAGAGCATGTTCGCCATGTCGCGGCTGCCGACGCCGATCGTGTGCGTCGTGATCGGCGAAGGCGGTTCGGGCGGTGCCTTGGCAATCGGTATCGGCGACCGCATCGCGGTCTTGGAACACGCCTATTACTCGGTGATCAGCCCCGAGGGCTGCGCGGGCATCTTGTGGAAAAGCGGCGCCTACGCCGAGCAGGCGGCCCGGGCGCTGAAGATGACGGCCCGCGACCTGCACGGCTTCGGCGTGATCGACGACGTGATTCAAGAGCCGCTCGGCGGTGCGCACCGCGACCATCACCAGATGGCGAGCCGGCTGAAGATGTACCTGATGAAGTGCCTGCGCGAACTGAGAGACGTGCCAGTCGACCGCCTGCTGGCCGACCGCTATGCCAAGTTCCGCCGCATGGGATTCTTCTTGGAAGTCGGCGAGATGCAGCAGCCCGCACACGAAACCAGCGACGCGACGCAAACCTAG